The following proteins are co-located in the Oceanotoga teriensis genome:
- a CDS encoding FecCD family ABC transporter permease: MHDFLIEEKRIFRRNFFIILILSIFMVLISIKIGTFEMTFKDVIETIFRINPSKSRDLVIFEFRMPRIILSGFIGFGLGIAGSVVQTVTKNELADPGILGINAGAGASVITFMFFFKDIINFKNLIGIMIMPIFGIFGGLFSAILIFYFSSKRGFLNIEKLILIGIALSSGFGAYTLFISLKMNPDDYEMAMTWLSGSTYNANWNYILGMIPWFLIFIPYIIKKSDVLDIMQLEDENIISLGVELNKERKKVLISSIAIVSTCVAFSGSIGFVGLIAPHISRRLVGIKHKYMLKISGMIGMFLVIISDFVAKNISPVSEVPVGVVISIIGVPYFLFLMFKSKGR, from the coding sequence ATGCATGATTTTTTAATAGAAGAAAAAAGAATATTTAGAAGAAATTTTTTTATTATATTGATTTTGAGTATTTTTATGGTTTTGATCAGTATAAAAATAGGAACATTTGAAATGACTTTTAAAGATGTAATTGAAACAATATTTAGGATAAATCCAAGTAAGAGTAGAGATCTTGTAATATTTGAATTTAGAATGCCAAGAATAATATTGAGTGGATTTATAGGTTTTGGTCTTGGTATTGCTGGATCAGTAGTTCAAACTGTAACTAAAAATGAACTTGCAGATCCGGGAATTTTAGGAATTAATGCAGGTGCTGGAGCATCTGTTATAACTTTTATGTTTTTTTTCAAAGATATAATTAATTTTAAAAATTTGATTGGGATAATGATTATGCCAATTTTTGGAATATTTGGAGGTTTATTTTCTGCAATATTAATATTTTATTTTTCTTCAAAAAGAGGTTTTTTAAACATTGAAAAACTTATTTTAATAGGAATTGCTTTATCATCTGGTTTTGGTGCGTATACTCTTTTTATAAGTTTGAAAATGAATCCTGATGATTATGAAATGGCTATGACATGGTTGTCTGGAAGTACATATAATGCTAATTGGAATTATATTTTAGGAATGATCCCTTGGTTTTTGATTTTTATACCATATATCATTAAAAAATCAGATGTTTTGGATATAATGCAACTTGAAGATGAGAATATAATATCACTTGGTGTGGAGCTCAATAAAGAAAGAAAAAAAGTTTTAATATCTTCAATTGCTATAGTAAGCACATGTGTAGCATTTTCTGGAAGTATAGGTTTTGTAGGACTTATTGCGCCTCATATTTCAAGACGTTTGGTCGGGATAAAACATAAATATATGTTAAAAATATCAGGAATGATAGGGATGTTTCTTGTCATAATATCGGATTTTGTGGCAAAAAATATTTCGCCTGTATCTGAAGTTCCAGTTGGTGTTGTAATTTCAATAATAGGAGTTCCTTATTTTTTATTTTTAATGTTTAAATCAAAAGGGAGATAA
- a CDS encoding FecCD family ABC transporter permease, translating into MIENKRKNIILILLLIIGIIIISFLSIILGSKNIDIKVIKESFFNFNPDDVDHQIIMYSRVPRIIGSLMIGAFLAISGSMMQGMTRNIIASPSILGILDGSTFFVTLCIILFPASSNILLIVFSLMGSAFGAFIVFFMSSIIPNGMTPVRLTIIGAITGTFLSSLSVGLSIYFRTSQDISFWYYSRINQLTPNMIKWIIPFAIIGIIMALILSESITVLSLGEEIAIGLGQNIKKNKILISLTVIILSGISVAMAGKISFIGLMIPHITKYFVGHDYKKIIPISGLIGAFFLSGADVLSRFLNYPFETPVGVVTALFGVPFFLYLAGKKGEKNYA; encoded by the coding sequence ATGATTGAAAATAAAAGAAAAAATATAATTTTGATTTTACTATTAATTATAGGAATAATAATAATTTCATTTCTTTCTATAATTTTGGGTTCAAAGAATATAGATATAAAAGTTATAAAAGAATCTTTTTTCAACTTTAATCCTGATGATGTTGATCATCAAATTATTATGTATTCAAGAGTACCAAGAATAATAGGCTCCCTTATGATAGGGGCCTTTTTAGCTATTTCTGGATCTATGATGCAAGGAATGACAAGAAATATAATAGCTTCTCCATCTATATTGGGAATACTTGATGGTTCTACTTTTTTTGTTACTCTTTGTATAATACTTTTTCCGGCATCTTCAAATATTTTGTTGATAGTATTTTCATTGATGGGTTCAGCTTTTGGAGCTTTTATAGTTTTTTTTATGAGTTCTATAATTCCAAATGGAATGACTCCAGTTAGACTTACTATTATAGGGGCTATAACCGGAACTTTTTTGAGTAGTTTATCTGTAGGTCTTTCCATATATTTTAGAACTTCACAAGATATAAGTTTTTGGTATTATTCGAGAATTAATCAACTTACACCAAATATGATAAAGTGGATAATTCCATTTGCAATAATAGGAATAATAATGGCTTTGATTCTTTCAGAGTCTATAACTGTTTTATCACTAGGAGAAGAGATTGCTATAGGGCTTGGACAGAATATTAAAAAAAATAAAATTTTAATATCTTTAACAGTTATAATTTTGAGTGGTATTTCTGTAGCTATGGCGGGAAAAATAAGTTTTATAGGATTAATGATACCTCATATAACGAAGTATTTTGTGGGTCATGATTATAAAAAAATAATACCAATTTCTGGGTTGATAGGTGCTTTTTTCTTATCCGGAGCAGATGTTTTGAGCAGATTTTTAAATTATCCTTTTGAAACTCCTGTTGGAGTTGTAACTGCATTATTTGGAGTTCCTTTTTTTCTGTATTTAGCTGGTAAAAAGGGAGAGAAAAATTATGCATGA
- a CDS encoding DEAD/DEAH box helicase family protein yields the protein MANTIKYENLKVIDVKSKAFDYGIVKPEIPEYISNNLKYRFFDWQKNAFENFLTYQAIKERENPNEPTHLMFNMATGTGKTLLMASTILHYYKQGYRHFLFFVNQNNIVDKTENNFIDNTHTKYLFKEKIVIDDKTIAIKKVDAFSDNPQGIEIKFTSIQKLYNDIHIQKENQTTLDDLHSKNIVMLADEAHHLNADTKSKNVNQKELIPIEITNRTGDAEIEKKGWEHTIIELILKKNGKQEDNKNVLLEFTATIPATESIAKKYEDKIIYKFGLKEFLQAGYTKEINLISSTLNKKERVLQALLFQWYRHKIALKYDIANFKPVVLFRSKTIEESKSDYEEFLNWIDNISSSDFDFLKNIVDKIYQTKKTTLYEMGKSRTETLLEFIKKENINFSEIANWIKQNYQEKNTIITNSKTNKTKKEKTDEETEKLLNSLEDKNNHIRAIFTVDRLTEGWDVLNLFDIVRLYQGQNAGGSSKKTPEATTKEKQLIGRGVRYFPFSYKDKIKNKRKFDDDLKHELRVLEELYYYTYDEDSRYISHLKEELRKDGYIRDDKIVKTFDLKEEFKNSDFYNNVKIWYNKQIDNPNRKKKTLEDIKKDFFGSYKIKGLEFTEQEFNFKKQEDSQRINLQDKRSKTILKKFKYIEKHIVQKAINIKAKQENSLFQFDNLKEELDINSIEDLQKDDFLGDFDIKIIVNQNTMYDDIDNRDKLDLVLKFLENIFTELKENITPKIGSEFIAGNFKKFFVEPKTKTIEEDAGSERISEELKNENWYVLDSFHGTSEEKELIVFIKDTIGNLEQKYDEIYLLRNEEVYKIYDFEQGRGFQPDFLLFLKTKDRKNVGIAKTEIFYQIFIESKGSQFIGKSDLFKSGKEYWKEEFLNKITKKYGFNNIIKEENPNYRLIGLPFFNKENNSDFNRGYEELLAIQNNFK from the coding sequence ATGGCAAACACTATTAAATATGAGAACTTAAAAGTAATTGATGTGAAATCAAAAGCTTTTGATTATGGAATCGTAAAACCTGAAATCCCAGAATATATTTCAAACAATTTGAAGTATAGATTTTTTGACTGGCAAAAAAATGCTTTTGAAAACTTTCTTACCTATCAAGCAATCAAAGAAAGAGAAAATCCAAACGAACCTACTCACCTGATGTTTAACATGGCAACAGGAACAGGTAAAACGCTTTTGATGGCAAGTACTATTTTGCATTATTACAAACAAGGATACAGGCACTTTCTTTTCTTTGTAAATCAAAATAATATCGTTGATAAAACAGAGAATAATTTTATAGATAACACTCACACAAAATACCTTTTCAAAGAGAAAATTGTTATTGATGATAAAACTATTGCTATAAAAAAAGTAGATGCCTTTTCAGATAATCCACAAGGCATAGAAATCAAATTTACCTCTATCCAAAAACTCTATAACGATATTCATATACAAAAAGAAAATCAAACCACTTTGGACGATTTGCATAGCAAAAATATAGTGATGCTTGCAGATGAAGCTCATCATCTCAACGCAGATACAAAATCCAAAAATGTAAACCAAAAAGAACTTATACCAATAGAAATAACCAACAGAACAGGAGATGCTGAAATAGAAAAAAAGGGATGGGAACATACTATTATTGAACTTATTCTGAAAAAAAATGGAAAACAAGAAGACAATAAAAATGTACTTTTAGAATTTACAGCAACAATCCCAGCAACAGAAAGTATTGCTAAAAAATACGAAGATAAAATCATTTATAAATTTGGACTAAAAGAATTTTTACAAGCAGGATATACCAAAGAAATCAATCTTATTTCTTCTACTTTGAACAAAAAAGAAAGAGTGTTGCAAGCATTACTATTTCAATGGTATAGACACAAAATCGCACTTAAATATGATATTGCAAACTTCAAACCAGTAGTGCTTTTTAGAAGTAAAACGATAGAAGAATCAAAATCCGATTATGAAGAGTTTTTGAATTGGATAGACAATATTTCCAGTAGTGATTTTGATTTTCTTAAGAATATTGTAGATAAAATTTATCAAACGAAAAAAACCACACTATATGAAATGGGAAAGTCCAGGACAGAAACACTTTTAGAATTTATAAAAAAAGAGAATATAAATTTTAGTGAGATAGCAAATTGGATTAAACAAAACTATCAGGAAAAGAATACCATAATTACAAATTCAAAAACAAATAAAACAAAGAAAGAAAAAACAGACGAAGAAACAGAAAAATTACTTAATAGTTTGGAAGATAAAAATAATCATATTAGAGCAATTTTTACCGTTGATAGACTTACAGAAGGTTGGGATGTTTTGAATCTTTTTGATATTGTCAGACTTTATCAAGGGCAAAACGCAGGAGGAAGCTCAAAAAAAACTCCAGAAGCAACGACAAAAGAAAAACAGCTTATTGGAAGAGGAGTTAGATATTTTCCTTTTTCATATAAAGATAAAATAAAAAATAAAAGAAAATTTGATGATGATTTGAAGCACGAATTAAGAGTATTGGAAGAATTGTATTATTACACTTATGATGAAGATTCAAGATATATTTCTCATTTAAAAGAAGAATTAAGAAAAGATGGATATATTAGAGATGATAAAATAGTTAAAACATTTGATCTTAAAGAGGAATTTAAAAATAGTGATTTTTATAATAATGTAAAAATTTGGTATAACAAACAAATAGATAATCCAAATAGAAAAAAAAAGACATTGGAAGACATAAAAAAAGACTTTTTTGGTTCTTATAAAATCAAAGGATTAGAGTTTACAGAGCAGGAATTTAATTTTAAGAAACAAGAAGATTCACAAAGGATAAACTTACAAGACAAAAGATCAAAAACAATTCTTAAAAAATTCAAATATATTGAAAAACATATAGTTCAAAAAGCTATCAATATCAAAGCCAAACAAGAAAATTCATTATTTCAATTTGATAATTTAAAAGAAGAATTAGATATAAATAGCATTGAGGATTTACAAAAAGATGATTTTTTAGGTGATTTTGATATAAAAATAATTGTAAATCAAAATACAATGTATGATGATATTGATAATAGAGATAAATTAGATTTAGTATTGAAATTTTTAGAAAATATTTTTACAGAATTAAAAGAGAATATTACACCTAAAATTGGTAGTGAATTTATTGCAGGGAATTTTAAAAAGTTTTTTGTAGAACCAAAAACAAAAACTATTGAGGAAGATGCAGGTTCTGAAAGAATATCAGAAGAATTAAAAAATGAAAATTGGTATGTTTTAGATTCATTTCATGGAACAAGTGAAGAAAAAGAATTGATAGTATTTATCAAAGATACAATCGGAAATTTAGAACAAAAATATGATGAAATTTACCTTTTAAGAAACGAAGAAGTTTACAAGATATATGATTTTGAACAAGGGAGAGGTTTTCAACCAGATTTTCTTTTATTTTTAAAAACAAAAGATAGAAAGAATGTCGGAATAGCTAAAACTGAAATTTTTTATCAAATATTTATAGAATCTAAAGGATCTCAATTTATAGGAAAAAGTGATTTGTTTAAAAGTGGAAAAGAATATTGGAAAGAGGAATTTTTAAATAAAATAACTAAAAAATATGGATTTAATAATATAATTAAAGAGGAAAATCCTAATTATAGACTTATTGGATTACCATTTTTTAATAAAGAAAATAACTCTGATTTTAACAGAGGTTATGAAGAACTACTAGCAATACAGAATAATTTTAAATAA
- a CDS encoding ROK family protein, with the protein MGKILSLDIGGTKILGALFDEKGEILKREKKSSKSNKGIEKVKNQIKKVIDILIEGETDIEAIGCGVPGIIKEGKILFTPNIPLSGFSLKEFLEENYKVDVYVGNDANVALYGEYNTESISKYDNIVGFFIGTGFGGGIIIDRKIYKGSIGASAEIGHITVNPDGPYCGCGSRGCVESFASKVAIQKSLSNQIRKGRDSSIKEYILDDSIIKSSILLKAYEENDELVVEIMDEVAKYIGIVSANIMNIFNPQIIILGGGLIESFSDKLLDTINEYSKKYSLKQNYESTEFKIASLGDDACIFGAYQMAKNRVD; encoded by the coding sequence ATGGGAAAAATATTATCTCTTGATATAGGCGGAACGAAGATACTTGGAGCTTTATTCGACGAAAAAGGTGAGATATTAAAAAGAGAGAAAAAATCTTCAAAATCGAATAAAGGTATTGAAAAGGTTAAAAATCAAATAAAAAAAGTTATAGATATATTGATAGAGGGTGAAACAGATATAGAAGCTATTGGTTGTGGAGTACCTGGAATAATAAAAGAAGGAAAAATATTATTTACTCCAAATATACCATTAAGTGGTTTTTCTTTGAAAGAATTTTTAGAAGAAAATTATAAGGTTGATGTATATGTTGGTAATGATGCAAATGTAGCACTTTATGGAGAATATAATACGGAGAGTATATCAAAATATGATAATATAGTTGGATTTTTTATTGGAACTGGATTTGGTGGTGGAATAATAATTGATAGAAAAATTTATAAGGGTTCTATAGGGGCATCTGCTGAAATAGGTCATATAACTGTAAATCCAGATGGACCTTATTGTGGATGTGGGTCTAGAGGATGTGTTGAAAGTTTTGCTTCAAAAGTTGCAATTCAAAAGAGTCTTTCCAATCAAATAAGAAAAGGTAGAGATAGTTCTATAAAAGAGTATATACTTGATGATTCTATAATAAAAAGTTCAATTCTTTTAAAGGCTTATGAAGAAAATGATGAACTTGTAGTTGAAATTATGGATGAAGTTGCTAAGTATATTGGTATAGTTTCAGCAAATATTATGAATATATTTAATCCTCAAATAATAATTCTTGGTGGAGGGTTGATTGAAAGTTTTTCTGACAAATTATTGGATACTATTAATGAATATAGTAAAAAATATTCATTAAAACAAAATTATGAATCTACAGAGTTTAAGATTGCTTCTCTTGGCGATGATGCATGTATATTTGGTGCTTATCAGATGGCAAAAAATAGGGTGGATTGA
- a CDS encoding rubrerythrin family protein has translation MSTNQNLIRAFFIESKNMNLFDYFSSRAKKDGYISIENIFQEFSFHERSHAKNFLRLINTSDTLENFNYNHIPIASTLENLKMMIDEKEKIIDLYLKYSKIADEEKNQKACVKFKTIVKAHEYHIKVLKELVENIINQEFFSSSEKIFWKCLKCGYIYEGTNPPEICPACGHDKSYFVKIK, from the coding sequence ATGAGCACAAATCAAAATCTCATAAGAGCTTTTTTTATTGAATCAAAAAACATGAACTTATTTGATTATTTTTCGTCAAGAGCTAAAAAAGATGGTTATATATCTATAGAAAATATATTTCAAGAATTTTCTTTTCATGAAAGATCTCATGCTAAAAATTTTTTAAGATTAATAAATACATCCGATACTTTAGAAAATTTTAATTATAATCATATTCCAATTGCTTCAACACTTGAAAACTTAAAAATGATGATAGATGAAAAAGAAAAAATAATAGATCTTTACTTAAAATATTCCAAAATAGCCGATGAAGAAAAAAATCAAAAAGCCTGCGTGAAATTTAAAACAATTGTAAAAGCTCATGAATACCATATAAAAGTCCTGAAAGAACTTGTAGAAAATATAATAAATCAAGAATTTTTTTCTTCTTCCGAAAAAATATTCTGGAAATGTTTAAAATGTGGTTATATCTATGAAGGAACTAATCCACCTGAAATATGTCCTGCATGTGGTCATGATAAATCTTATTTTGTAAAAATAAAATAA
- a CDS encoding ABC transporter ATP-binding protein: MIIKTENLKTCYDKYIVFEDLNISIESGTVTTIIGPNGCGKSTLLKTIGRILKQDSGKVFLENENMRKMQSKKISKKIALLPQNPKAPGQLKVRELISYGRYPHRNKFSTMNKKDLDIINWAMEVTNIKDFQYRNIDSLSGGQRQKVWLAMALAQETKILLLDEPTTYLDMAHQLDVLKIVDRLNKDHERTIVMVLHDINHASKFSTNIIAMKDGEIVKSGTPKEVINHENLKRIFNIDSNIIIDQKTDKPLCIDYDMF, translated from the coding sequence ATGATCATAAAGACTGAAAATTTAAAGACATGTTATGATAAATATATTGTTTTTGAAGATTTGAATATAAGTATAGAAAGTGGAACAGTGACAACTATAATAGGTCCAAATGGTTGTGGTAAATCTACACTTTTAAAGACTATAGGAAGAATATTAAAACAAGATTCTGGGAAAGTTTTTTTAGAGAATGAAAATATGAGAAAAATGCAAAGTAAAAAAATATCAAAAAAAATAGCTTTATTGCCTCAAAATCCAAAAGCTCCTGGGCAATTAAAGGTTAGAGAATTAATTTCATATGGAAGATATCCGCATAGAAATAAATTTTCAACTATGAACAAAAAAGATTTGGATATAATAAATTGGGCAATGGAAGTTACTAATATAAAAGATTTTCAATATAGAAATATAGATAGTTTATCTGGTGGGCAAAGACAAAAAGTTTGGCTTGCAATGGCTTTAGCACAAGAGACTAAAATTTTATTGTTGGATGAACCAACTACATATCTTGATATGGCCCATCAACTTGATGTTTTAAAAATAGTTGACAGATTAAATAAAGATCATGAAAGAACTATAGTTATGGTACTTCATGATATAAACCATGCTTCAAAATTTTCAACTAATATAATAGCTATGAAAGATGGAGAAATAGTAAAATCGGGAACACCAAAAGAAGTAATAAATCATGAAAATTTGAAGAGAATTTTTAATATAGATTCTAATATAATAATAGATCAGAAAACAGATAAGCCATTATGTATAGATTATGATATGTTTTAA
- a CDS encoding Ppx/GppA phosphatase family protein, with product MDYETSAVINIASKAIIMKIAYLDKEDNIIELEKLEKPLNLGIESFNTGRISYEIVEEICFILKNFRNKLKEYGVKKVKVIATTALREAKNSKFIIEQIKSRTKFNIDVLDDNEEKTIIYKQMIRIIENDKNFKNANIILSYIGTGSLGIMYYLNGEIKFNHNIKVGTIKLAQILKELNNETISFYSVVDQYLRSFGVTLQNSFKNENVNYFFITGREIRLISKLIDKHYEQISINDFNTFIEDIKNKTINQINEKYSIINEKPENILATLAIYKMLLSISKVNNMKIFNIGLMDSILYEILKRNEYTRYEEDFEEKVIKSAYYFGEKYHFDKIHAKNVEKYALIIFNEINNIHKLKQRDRFLLRIASILHDIGKFINLKNHAYYSYEIIKASDLPGLNIKDIEVVSNIARLHSKNNIDINEETLKILTNKERIRIAKLLSILRIADALDRSHTKKTKEIDLKNTKNKIIINVYTTEDMTLEEWTFNKKSEFFQEVFGKKIILQKVVK from the coding sequence ATGGATTATGAAACATCGGCGGTTATAAATATAGCATCTAAAGCTATAATTATGAAAATAGCTTATTTAGATAAAGAAGATAATATAATTGAGTTAGAAAAGTTAGAAAAGCCTTTAAATTTAGGTATAGAGAGTTTTAATACGGGTAGAATTTCATATGAGATAGTTGAAGAAATATGTTTTATACTCAAAAATTTTAGAAATAAATTAAAAGAATATGGTGTAAAAAAAGTAAAAGTAATAGCAACTACTGCTTTAAGAGAAGCAAAGAATTCTAAGTTTATAATTGAACAAATAAAGTCGAGAACTAAGTTTAATATAGATGTATTGGATGATAATGAAGAAAAAACAATAATTTATAAACAGATGATAAGAATTATAGAAAATGATAAGAATTTTAAAAATGCTAATATAATACTTAGTTATATAGGAACAGGTTCTCTTGGAATAATGTATTATTTAAATGGTGAGATAAAGTTTAACCATAATATAAAAGTTGGTACTATAAAATTAGCTCAGATATTGAAGGAATTGAATAATGAAACTATAAGTTTTTATAGTGTAGTGGATCAATATTTAAGAAGTTTTGGAGTTACACTTCAAAATTCTTTTAAGAATGAAAATGTAAATTATTTTTTTATAACTGGTAGAGAGATAAGATTGATTTCAAAACTGATTGATAAACATTATGAACAAATATCAATAAATGATTTTAACACTTTTATTGAAGATATTAAAAATAAAACAATTAATCAGATCAATGAAAAGTATAGTATTATAAATGAAAAACCTGAAAATATACTCGCAACATTAGCGATTTATAAAATGCTTTTGAGTATATCTAAGGTTAATAATATGAAGATTTTTAATATAGGTCTTATGGATTCTATCTTATATGAAATTTTAAAAAGAAATGAATATACGAGATATGAAGAAGATTTTGAAGAAAAAGTAATAAAATCTGCATATTATTTTGGAGAGAAATATCATTTTGATAAGATTCATGCTAAAAATGTTGAAAAATATGCATTAATTATTTTTAATGAAATTAATAATATTCATAAGTTGAAACAAAGAGATAGATTTTTATTAAGAATAGCTTCAATACTTCATGATATAGGTAAATTTATAAACTTAAAAAATCATGCATATTATTCTTATGAAATAATAAAGGCATCAGATCTTCCGGGTTTAAATATAAAAGATATAGAAGTGGTGTCAAATATAGCGAGACTTCATTCAAAAAATAATATAGATATAAATGAAGAAACTCTTAAGATTCTTACCAATAAAGAAAGAATAAGAATAGCTAAATTGCTTTCTATATTGAGAATTGCGGATGCTTTAGATAGATCTCACACAAAAAAAACTAAAGAAATAGATTTGAAAAATACTAA
- a CDS encoding DUF234 domain-containing protein yields MFKFYYRFIFTNFSLIEQGMIDFVYDKKIKPYLNQYTGFVFEDVCQQYLLRENYNIKLPFIFEKIGRWWGNNSIKKRQEEIDILAFNDKKAIFGECKWQDKKIGIEVYEQLLEKSNLLNFTEKYFYLFSKTGFTEEIIEFSRNNSKIKLITINEIL; encoded by the coding sequence ATGTTTAAATTTTATTATAGGTTTATATTTACAAATTTTTCTTTGATTGAGCAAGGAATGATAGATTTTGTTTATGATAAAAAAATTAAACCATATTTAAATCAATATACAGGATTTGTTTTTGAAGACGTTTGTCAACAATATTTATTAAGAGAAAATTATAATATAAAATTACCTTTTATCTTTGAAAAAATAGGAAGATGGTGGGGAAACAATTCAATAAAAAAAAGGCAAGAAGAAATTGATATTTTAGCTTTTAATGATAAAAAAGCTATTTTTGGTGAGTGTAAATGGCAAGATAAGAAAATAGGTATAGAAGTATATGAACAATTACTTGAAAAAAGTAATTTATTAAATTTCACAGAAAAATACTTTTATCTTTTTTCAAAAACAGGATTTACAGAAGAAATTATAGAATTTTCAAGAAATAATTCCAAAATTAAATTAATTACAATTAACGAGATTCTTTGA
- a CDS encoding ABC transporter substrate-binding protein yields MKKNILIFTMFSVLFINLFADYKTIEYRGEEYKIPKKVERLVITGAVEAVEDALVLGYEPYGVMTVGGEIPKLFESITKDSYTIGDKRSPNFEKILMLNPDLIISTTKADEVTLNKLEKIQTTIPVSHYTADWEDNLILMGQITGKELKAEKIIKDYKLKLQENQKYLKEVFKNKTALLIRIRSGNIMIYGKDSYFNESLYSELGLEVPEIIEKTKRQEMISMEKLSEINPDFIFLQFEKNENLDSLEALKDLQKNPIWKNIKAVKDDKVFVNIVNPMAQGGTAYSKISFLDAIIEIFKK; encoded by the coding sequence ATGAAAAAGAATATTTTAATTTTCACAATGTTTTCAGTTTTATTTATAAATTTATTTGCTGATTATAAAACTATAGAATATCGTGGAGAAGAATATAAAATACCAAAAAAAGTTGAAAGACTTGTAATAACAGGTGCAGTTGAAGCTGTTGAGGATGCATTGGTTTTGGGCTATGAGCCTTATGGAGTTATGACAGTTGGAGGAGAGATTCCAAAGCTTTTTGAATCAATAACTAAAGATTCATATACTATTGGGGATAAAAGAAGTCCTAACTTTGAAAAGATTTTGATGTTGAATCCAGATTTGATAATTTCTACTACTAAGGCAGATGAAGTAACTTTGAATAAATTAGAAAAAATTCAGACTACAATACCAGTTTCTCATTATACAGCAGATTGGGAAGATAATTTGATTTTAATGGGTCAAATAACTGGTAAAGAATTAAAAGCAGAAAAAATAATAAAAGATTATAAACTTAAACTTCAAGAGAATCAAAAGTATTTAAAAGAGGTATTTAAAAATAAAACAGCACTTTTGATAAGAATAAGATCGGGAAATATAATGATATATGGAAAAGATAGTTATTTTAATGAATCATTATACTCTGAATTGGGTTTGGAAGTTCCAGAGATAATAGAGAAAACTAAAAGACAAGAGATGATTTCGATGGAGAAATTGAGTGAAATAAATCCCGATTTTATATTTTTACAATTTGAAAAGAATGAAAATTTAGATAGCCTAGAAGCTCTTAAAGATTTACAAAAAAATCCAATTTGGAAAAATATAAAAGCAGTAAAAGATGATAAGGTTTTTGTGAATATAGTTAATCCAATGGCACAAGGTGGAACAGCATATAGTAAAATATCTTTTTTAGATGCAATAATTGAAATATTTAAAAAATAA